One part of the Geoanaerobacter pelophilus genome encodes these proteins:
- a CDS encoding ATP-binding protein produces the protein MARVVSEIEKKPVIGRQLFDIVTSGMYDNPLMIYREYIQNSVDSIDLAVESGLIDQTSAHISITLSGHDRSITIEDNGQGLDNDIAHSVLTNIGCSPKEGTNQRGFRGIGRLGGLAYCDELIFETRSKGDELVSVVRWNRKEFDSIAADTQRNITLSEMIQSVATLEYDDVVEETPDHFFRVTIRNVHRFHSDMLMNFKSVNDYLAHSAPVSYNHEVFLHAPAIHEYLSEVSDYRCYRILVNGREVFRPYADEVKLSTNSSDFIQGIEYFQFKGTEGQTIALGWYARTQFLATLPNTLNVKGIRIRQGNIEVGGEHCLDDKFSEPRFSGWQFGEIHVVDNSLKPNARRDGFEHTPNFERFLEQAHALGRHLSSACRKSSNVRIASARIQGSLEQLEKLINDPLTYIDEEHYHQAIENSRLSLSNLEKVAVHGISDEMKSRLDMLREKMESFDPKPVLLEHVLDGRKLKHIDSKELLKHVAKTIVANYSTSKKPEDILQQIFADFTNSTYANHKMNGVVYSGK, from the coding sequence ATGGCTAGAGTGGTATCTGAAATAGAAAAGAAACCGGTTATCGGTAGGCAGTTATTCGATATCGTGACATCAGGAATGTACGATAACCCTCTGATGATATATCGGGAGTATATTCAGAACTCAGTTGATTCTATTGATCTTGCAGTAGAAAGCGGGCTTATCGATCAAACGTCCGCCCATATTTCCATCACACTTAGTGGCCACGACCGGTCAATTACAATCGAAGACAACGGCCAAGGACTTGATAATGACATTGCTCATAGCGTACTTACCAATATAGGTTGTAGCCCGAAAGAAGGGACGAATCAAAGAGGTTTTCGTGGCATAGGCAGACTTGGTGGGCTTGCGTACTGCGATGAATTGATTTTTGAAACCCGTTCCAAGGGAGACGAGTTGGTTTCGGTTGTTCGCTGGAACCGAAAAGAGTTTGACTCTATTGCGGCAGATACCCAGCGCAATATTACGCTCTCTGAAATGATTCAGTCAGTCGCTACGCTGGAATATGATGATGTTGTTGAAGAGACCCCAGACCACTTTTTCCGTGTGACCATTCGTAATGTTCACCGGTTCCACTCAGATATGTTGATGAACTTTAAGTCGGTAAATGACTACTTAGCTCACAGCGCCCCAGTTTCGTATAACCATGAAGTTTTCTTGCATGCCCCAGCAATTCACGAATATTTATCTGAAGTAAGCGATTACCGCTGTTATCGGATTCTCGTCAATGGCCGTGAGGTCTTCCGCCCGTATGCTGATGAAGTTAAGCTCTCAACTAATAGTTCTGACTTCATCCAAGGAATAGAATATTTCCAATTCAAAGGCACAGAAGGACAAACCATTGCTCTTGGTTGGTACGCCAGGACTCAGTTTCTGGCTACATTGCCAAACACTCTGAACGTGAAAGGAATCCGAATCCGGCAAGGGAATATTGAGGTAGGTGGCGAACATTGCCTAGATGACAAGTTCTCAGAGCCTCGGTTCTCCGGCTGGCAATTTGGTGAGATTCATGTAGTTGATAATTCCCTTAAGCCTAACGCACGCAGAGACGGATTTGAACACACTCCCAACTTTGAGAGATTCCTGGAGCAAGCACATGCTCTAGGTCGTCATCTTAGTAGCGCGTGTCGCAAGTCTTCTAACGTTAGAATAGCCAGTGCAAGAATTCAGGGCTCTCTTGAACAACTAGAAAAACTGATTAATGACCCTCTGACGTACATAGATGAAGAACATTATCATCAAGCCATAGAGAACTCTCGTTTGTCGTTGTCGAACCTGGAAAAAGTTGCCGTACATGGAATCTCTGATGAGATGAAATCACGGCTGGATATGTTGCGTGAAAAAATGGAATCATTTGACCCAAAGCCAGTTCTGTTGGAACATGTGCTTGATGGGCGGAAGCTGAAGCACATAGATAGCAAAGAACTGCTGAAGCATGTCGCTAAAACTATCGTTGCTAACTACAGCACAAGTAAAAAACCTGAAGATATCCTCCAACAGATATTTGCCGACTTTACGAATTCGACCTATGCAAATCACAAGATGAATGGTGTTGTTTATTCGGGAAAATAA
- a CDS encoding DGQHR domain-containing protein: protein MTRHCFAVNFFKMKKNTATTIPGIVGVAGGLEVFLGFATASFLCKNSFSDILNEDTGEGYQRPYNRNHSLDFRNYILRHASSTPPLIFNLRNELCRSWSIQKGSGNSAFLTLEDGVRCLAQVDCQHRLGELGGVDLPLAFMIYLGLDLRQEMAIFNVINSKAKGLSSSLTDYHESKLLSDLTKDAPHLFISRRLNEDPASPWYQLIRYGGETTSGLKRRTSFRMMQKTVQTFLAQTRTILDISIEGKYQVVLCFWKAVQTIFSDAWKDHRSNLITKGVGLYALMQLLGDIVKSNPKADFSIDYFMSMLLPLKSSIDWSSQGRFAYVGGKKGAQDVYQALKNEVSL, encoded by the coding sequence TTGACACGTCATTGTTTTGCAGTTAATTTCTTCAAAATGAAGAAAAATACTGCGACGACTATCCCTGGTATTGTCGGTGTAGCTGGGGGCTTAGAGGTTTTTCTAGGGTTTGCAACAGCTTCATTTCTTTGCAAAAACTCTTTTTCTGACATCCTAAACGAAGATACTGGGGAAGGGTATCAACGCCCATATAACAGAAACCATAGCCTTGATTTTAGAAATTATATACTTCGTCATGCAAGCTCAACACCTCCTCTAATTTTTAACCTACGCAATGAATTATGCCGGTCCTGGTCAATACAAAAAGGGTCTGGCAATTCAGCGTTCCTTACACTGGAAGATGGAGTCCGTTGTTTAGCGCAAGTTGATTGTCAGCATCGGCTTGGTGAATTGGGAGGAGTAGATTTACCCCTTGCCTTCATGATTTATCTTGGTTTAGACCTTCGTCAAGAGATGGCTATTTTTAATGTTATCAACAGTAAGGCGAAAGGACTCTCTAGTTCACTTACTGATTATCACGAAAGCAAGCTGCTGTCTGACCTTACCAAGGATGCTCCACACCTCTTTATTTCCCGTCGCTTAAATGAGGACCCAGCTTCTCCCTGGTATCAACTCATTCGCTATGGCGGTGAAACCACTTCAGGTCTCAAACGACGTACTTCTTTCCGTATGATGCAGAAGACTGTTCAGACTTTTCTTGCCCAGACCAGAACAATACTCGATATATCCATTGAAGGGAAATACCAGGTTGTCCTGTGCTTCTGGAAAGCAGTGCAAACAATCTTTTCGGATGCTTGGAAAGACCATCGCAGCAATCTAATCACTAAGGGTGTCGGGCTTTACGCCCTGATGCAATTACTTGGGGACATTGTAAAGAGTAATCCAAAAGCTGATTTTTCAATTGATTACTTCATGTCCATGCTTTTACCTCTAAAGTCAAGCATCGACTGGTCGTCACAAGGTAGGTTCGCCTATGTAGGCGGAAAGAAAGGTGCGCAAGATGTTTATCAGGCTCTCAAGAACGAGGTGTCACTTTGA
- a CDS encoding DGQHR domain-containing protein — MNNKFTVLSYKQFNQEYISLALPLRIITAYSHVMVYGESDYGYQRKPEPQHYRKIVKYMLDPEKAKILPTSIILGADKETIKKHVVTKDGTKEIDFDNIDKSNIFRIVDGQHRIEGVRVAAEKDPCLNDYIFNVIILLISNENRSSEVNVFTDINSKAKRIRTDLAELANHNYEILEKRITKVSKHIAIKVAYELKEDSNSVWYKAIKFDIHSDVVLGVVGVNTFSDSIEAIVDKYIGISGYNIGCEPHELIVFTETASKEISAIIKSAWEIVAKKWQKCFSTEFNYDEEQQLHETRYNKSCYIQKTLGAKAINGILGEVVKLNGFSDAALERFENIIDSSSLKSDDWMAGQLFSGLSSESGVTKVKNLIQNK; from the coding sequence ATGAACAACAAATTCACTGTATTGTCATACAAACAGTTCAATCAAGAATATATTAGCCTCGCTTTACCGTTGCGGATAATTACAGCATACAGCCACGTTATGGTATACGGTGAATCTGACTACGGATATCAAAGGAAACCTGAGCCACAACATTATAGAAAAATAGTTAAGTACATGCTTGATCCAGAAAAAGCCAAGATTTTGCCGACATCTATTATTCTTGGTGCCGATAAAGAAACAATAAAAAAACATGTTGTCACAAAGGATGGAACAAAAGAAATAGATTTTGATAATATCGATAAATCAAACATATTCAGAATAGTGGATGGTCAACACAGAATTGAAGGAGTACGTGTTGCTGCTGAGAAGGATCCCTGTCTGAATGACTACATTTTTAATGTTATAATCCTATTAATAAGCAACGAAAACAGATCTTCGGAGGTAAATGTTTTTACAGACATTAACTCTAAAGCTAAGCGAATACGTACAGATTTAGCTGAGCTTGCAAATCACAATTATGAAATTCTCGAAAAACGCATAACAAAAGTAAGTAAGCACATTGCCATTAAAGTTGCATATGAACTAAAAGAAGATTCTAATAGTGTCTGGTATAAAGCAATTAAATTCGATATTCATTCCGATGTAGTGTTAGGTGTTGTAGGTGTAAACACATTTAGTGATTCAATTGAGGCTATTGTTGATAAATATATAGGTATTTCAGGATACAATATAGGTTGTGAGCCCCATGAATTGATAGTATTCACCGAAACAGCTTCTAAAGAAATATCTGCAATAATAAAATCTGCTTGGGAGATCGTTGCTAAAAAGTGGCAAAAATGCTTTTCAACTGAATTCAATTACGACGAAGAGCAACAATTGCACGAAACTAGATACAACAAGAGTTGCTATATTCAAAAAACCTTGGGTGCAAAGGCAATTAATGGGATTTTGGGTGAGGTGGTAAAGCTGAATGGTTTTAGCGACGCTGCTTTAGAGAGATTTGAGAACATTATAGACTCTAGTAGCTTGAAATCTGATGATTGGATGGCTGGACAATTGTTTTCAGGATTAAGCTCGGAGTCAGGTGTCACAAAAGTAAAGAATCTTATCCAAAATAAGTGA
- a CDS encoding ParB N-terminal domain-containing protein — protein sequence MTEVALSNVEHGTLTLRGDEIAVQVGYVSHNDLIFFPENPRIYTIVGMASEEPTQNEIFEALKDMEHVKLLVQSIKNNGGLHEPIIVRGNLVLEGNSRLAAYRLLSEKDPVKWGRIKCKVLPGDISDDLVFALLGEYHIIGKKDWAPYEQAGYLYRRHKVIGIPTQEIARELSMTTNAVNKLINTYEFMKSASDTDLNRWSYYEEYLKIKNIRQLQEDYEQLDCVFITKVKTGEIPRAADVRDKLKVILAAKPRTINKFLSGEKDFKQSYDAAVDQGHSDGCYKTLHKFRSWIVEHETEEDLLSLSKEIRDKCIFEINRIHKRIEKLIEKLN from the coding sequence ATGACTGAGGTCGCTTTGTCGAACGTAGAGCACGGGACATTGACGCTACGCGGCGATGAAATTGCCGTACAGGTTGGCTATGTATCTCATAATGATTTGATATTTTTCCCTGAAAACCCTCGTATTTACACAATTGTAGGGATGGCGTCAGAAGAACCTACACAGAATGAGATATTTGAAGCCCTCAAGGACATGGAGCACGTTAAGCTGCTGGTGCAATCCATTAAGAATAATGGCGGGCTTCACGAGCCCATCATTGTACGCGGGAATCTGGTGCTTGAAGGGAACAGCCGACTGGCTGCGTACCGCCTTTTGTCTGAGAAGGACCCTGTAAAATGGGGCCGTATAAAGTGCAAAGTCCTGCCCGGCGACATCAGTGATGACTTGGTCTTCGCCCTGCTGGGCGAATATCACATAATCGGAAAGAAAGATTGGGCGCCCTATGAGCAAGCTGGCTATCTATATAGACGTCATAAGGTTATAGGGATTCCGACGCAAGAGATCGCCAGAGAACTGAGCATGACTACCAATGCTGTCAACAAACTTATTAATACCTACGAGTTCATGAAATCAGCCAGTGATACTGACCTCAATCGCTGGAGCTACTATGAAGAATATCTGAAAATAAAAAACATCAGACAATTACAGGAAGATTATGAGCAGCTTGATTGTGTTTTTATCACTAAGGTTAAAACTGGTGAGATTCCTAGAGCAGCAGATGTTCGTGATAAGCTAAAGGTTATACTTGCAGCAAAACCTAGGACCATTAACAAATTTCTTTCAGGTGAAAAGGACTTTAAACAGTCCTATGATGCCGCAGTTGACCAAGGGCACAGTGATGGCTGCTATAAGACATTGCATAAATTCCGAAGTTGGATAGTTGAACATGAAACAGAGGAAGATTTATTGTCTCTCTCAAAAGAAATCAGGGACAAATGCATTTTTGAAATTAATAGAATCCATAAAAGAATAGAGAAATTGATAGAAAAGTTAAATTAG
- a CDS encoding DEAD/DEAH box helicase — translation MSKILLRKEPDLSTKHQSFPYQHDAVMALCNLEYGAIFHEQGLGKTKIAIDLLLNWLQQKAVDTVILVVKKSLIQNWSDELTTHCFIKPRFLSANRQENFYVLNSPVRLVVANYETIKSEKDRIKLFSKTRDVGVILDEAAKIKTPDSEITQTFFELIPFFKRRVIMTGTPAANRPYDIWAQIYFLDQGKSLGTNFSEFKRETNLDNDLYDDIGRQIDLEKKLSGIFSRIASFAVRETKTSGVIELPDKVIQSVQCSWESRQLEIYLQLINELRLVILKNGKPVEDISDSTLKLLLRLVQVASNPRLIDGGYSTTPGKMDTLRELLSESTSKGEKTIIWTSFNENAVWLAKELIEHSPCTVYGKLPIKDRNEHIKRFKTDPAARVLIATPGSAKEGLTLTVANNAIFYDRCFSLDDYLQAQDRIHRISQQKTCYVYNLIMQDSIDEWVDVLLSAKHAAAQLVQNDIDLEEYRRIMSYEFGRILREILNAGVNND, via the coding sequence ATGTCAAAAATCTTATTAAGAAAAGAGCCGGACCTAAGTACGAAGCATCAGAGTTTCCCGTACCAGCATGATGCTGTCATGGCCCTCTGTAATCTCGAATATGGTGCGATATTCCATGAACAGGGGCTTGGTAAGACTAAGATAGCAATAGATCTGTTGCTAAACTGGCTTCAGCAAAAGGCCGTTGATACAGTTATCCTGGTTGTCAAGAAGTCTCTAATCCAAAACTGGTCAGATGAGCTTACTACCCATTGCTTCATAAAACCTCGGTTTCTGAGTGCGAACAGACAAGAAAACTTCTATGTATTAAACAGCCCGGTAAGGCTCGTGGTTGCAAACTACGAAACGATAAAAAGCGAGAAGGACAGAATTAAACTTTTTTCCAAGACCCGCGACGTGGGGGTTATCCTCGACGAAGCTGCTAAGATCAAAACACCGGATTCAGAGATTACTCAGACATTCTTTGAACTGATTCCCTTCTTCAAACGTCGGGTAATTATGACAGGAACACCTGCGGCAAACAGACCCTACGACATCTGGGCTCAAATTTACTTCTTGGATCAAGGTAAGAGTCTCGGCACCAATTTTTCCGAGTTTAAGCGAGAGACCAATCTTGATAATGATCTGTACGATGATATAGGACGGCAGATAGACCTTGAAAAAAAGCTCTCGGGAATCTTTTCTCGAATTGCATCATTTGCGGTTCGTGAAACCAAAACGTCCGGTGTTATTGAGTTACCAGACAAAGTTATTCAATCGGTCCAATGCTCTTGGGAATCTCGCCAACTGGAAATTTATCTACAGCTAATTAACGAGCTCCGCCTCGTGATTCTCAAAAACGGCAAGCCTGTCGAGGACATTTCCGATTCTACTCTTAAGCTGCTGCTGCGGTTGGTTCAGGTCGCATCTAACCCCAGGCTAATTGATGGTGGATACAGTACCACGCCAGGTAAAATGGATACTCTTCGGGAACTCCTCAGCGAAAGCACTTCTAAAGGTGAGAAGACTATTATTTGGACATCATTCAACGAGAATGCAGTCTGGCTTGCGAAGGAACTAATTGAACATTCTCCATGCACAGTATACGGGAAACTGCCGATCAAAGATCGTAACGAGCATATCAAACGTTTCAAGACCGACCCTGCTGCACGAGTTCTCATAGCCACACCTGGTTCAGCCAAAGAGGGGCTAACTCTTACTGTTGCCAATAACGCCATTTTTTATGACCGTTGTTTCAGCTTGGACGACTACTTACAAGCTCAAGACCGAATTCACCGTATTTCACAACAAAAGACTTGTTATGTCTATAACCTTATCATGCAGGATTCTATTGATGAATGGGTGGATGTTCTCTTATCCGCCAAACATGCGGCAGCACAACTTGTTCAAAACGACATAGACCTGGAAGAGTATCGCCGAATAATGTCGTATGAGTTTGGCAGGATTCTCCGTGAAATTCTGAATGCAGGAGTGAATAATGACTGA
- a CDS encoding ParB/Srx family N-terminal domain-containing protein, producing the protein MSRLEHIEIEKIDLDVNNPRIAQFVEFYEDVTNDAIKLALQHTSAGDGSTSSNSSTFVSLRESIRTQKGIINPIILLRKDSERYLVIEGNTRLSIYQDFKKQNVEGDWSRIPSIVYDSLGEKNIEAIRLQAHLVGPRDWDAYSKAKYLNYLRNCEHLTLSEIIDFCGGKKQDVLKYIDAYNDMETYYRPILGSDDQFDISRFSAFVELQQKPVKDAVIASGFTLSDFSAWVHKGLLSPLNTVRSLKSILGHTKAKEVFLQRGAKEALKLLDTSPAPDLNAYTIEQLAKVLYNKITQLTYDEIKEMRRNPESEKVRILLDLKDELTDICNDIIKEG; encoded by the coding sequence ATGAGCAGACTGGAGCACATTGAAATCGAAAAGATAGATCTTGATGTTAACAATCCTCGTATAGCCCAATTCGTTGAGTTCTATGAGGACGTAACGAATGATGCCATTAAATTAGCTCTTCAGCATACTTCTGCCGGCGACGGTTCAACTTCGAGCAACAGTTCAACATTTGTAAGTTTGAGAGAATCTATTCGGACTCAGAAGGGAATCATAAACCCAATCATTTTGTTGCGCAAAGACAGTGAACGATATTTGGTGATCGAAGGTAATACACGTTTATCTATATACCAGGATTTCAAGAAGCAAAACGTAGAGGGAGATTGGAGCCGAATCCCTTCCATAGTTTACGACTCTCTCGGCGAAAAGAATATCGAGGCCATTAGGCTACAGGCGCATCTCGTGGGGCCAAGAGACTGGGATGCGTATTCCAAGGCAAAATATCTCAATTATCTCCGTAACTGCGAACATTTGACCTTAAGTGAAATTATCGACTTTTGCGGCGGCAAGAAACAGGATGTCCTTAAGTATATCGATGCATATAATGACATGGAAACGTACTATCGTCCGATTTTAGGCTCAGACGACCAGTTTGATATTTCTCGGTTCAGTGCATTTGTTGAGTTACAACAGAAGCCAGTAAAAGATGCTGTTATTGCCTCAGGATTTACGCTGTCAGATTTCTCAGCTTGGGTTCACAAAGGGCTGCTTTCGCCTTTGAATACTGTCAGAAGTCTTAAGTCAATATTGGGTCATACCAAGGCCAAGGAAGTCTTCTTACAACGTGGAGCTAAGGAAGCGCTTAAGCTTCTTGACACAAGTCCTGCTCCAGACTTGAACGCTTACACCATTGAGCAGTTAGCTAAGGTTCTTTACAACAAGATAACGCAACTGACGTATGACGAAATCAAGGAAATGCGTCGAAACCCTGAATCCGAAAAAGTTCGCATTCTCCTTGATCTGAAAGATGAGCTAACAGACATCTGTAATGACATCATAAAAGAAGGTTGA
- a CDS encoding helix-turn-helix transcriptional regulator — translation MSALYRQWLILKMFPPRGKISTTTILNRLINEYGIEASLRTIQRDLVSLELNKFPLDCDGENPAGWSWRKDAPAFGISNMDPVSVLTFKLAEEHLGRMFPLGAMAGLEPYFRAANEKSKLTSESSFSRWPDKIKVASRNLPMIYPRIANDIMDKVYTAVLEERRFKAQYRNVNVRVKEHTVNPLGMAFVDGLTYLIATLNEHDNPRLLLLHRFLAVTLTEIPATVPDGFDLNEYTSRELSFPVGDNIKLKALFYDETDIKRLRETPIAVDQKIVERNEGWQLQATISDSYQLRWWLRGYGERAEVLGPKSLRQEFAEVAIATAKRYMRAK, via the coding sequence ATGAGCGCACTCTACAGGCAATGGCTGATTCTGAAGATGTTTCCACCCCGCGGGAAAATATCGACCACCACCATACTGAACCGGTTAATCAATGAATATGGGATAGAAGCATCGTTACGGACTATCCAGCGTGATCTGGTATCACTGGAACTGAACAAATTTCCTCTCGACTGTGACGGTGAAAATCCCGCTGGCTGGAGTTGGCGCAAAGATGCCCCCGCTTTTGGCATATCGAATATGGACCCGGTGTCTGTATTGACCTTCAAGCTTGCTGAGGAGCACCTGGGACGAATGTTTCCTCTCGGAGCGATGGCGGGACTTGAACCATATTTCAGAGCCGCGAACGAGAAAAGTAAGCTCACCTCAGAGTCCAGTTTTTCACGCTGGCCGGATAAGATTAAGGTTGCATCACGCAACCTGCCGATGATTTATCCCCGTATTGCGAACGATATCATGGACAAGGTTTATACGGCGGTTTTGGAAGAACGCAGGTTCAAGGCACAGTACCGCAACGTGAACGTCAGAGTTAAAGAACACACAGTAAATCCGCTAGGAATGGCCTTTGTAGACGGGTTGACGTATCTAATCGCCACATTGAACGAACATGATAATCCGAGGTTGCTACTCCTGCACCGCTTTCTGGCTGTTACCCTTACCGAGATTCCGGCCACAGTGCCTGACGGTTTCGATTTGAATGAATACACTTCACGTGAGTTGAGCTTTCCGGTCGGTGACAATATCAAGCTGAAGGCGCTTTTTTACGATGAAACAGATATCAAACGTCTCCGAGAAACACCGATTGCCGTAGATCAGAAAATTGTCGAGAGGAATGAAGGCTGGCAGCTTCAAGCAACAATTAGCGACTCGTATCAATTGCGCTGGTGGCTGCGGGGGTATGGCGAGAGGGCGGAAGTGCTTGGGCCGAAGAGTTTACGGCAGGAATTTGCTGAGGTTGCTATTGCCACGGCAAAACGGTATATGAGGGCAAAATAG
- a CDS encoding helix-turn-helix domain-containing protein has product MTRILSSEEIGFRLRMLRQQAGWSQDRLSEKIGVSPQQLQKYESGKNMMNAEKLQLVAQALSIPVQALFSEPTDEMPVGASEKLLLDSYRAITSKKLQENILEIVVNVSSK; this is encoded by the coding sequence GTGACAAGAATACTCAGCAGCGAAGAAATAGGCTTCAGGTTACGTATGCTACGGCAACAAGCCGGGTGGAGTCAGGACCGGCTGTCAGAAAAAATCGGCGTATCGCCACAACAACTCCAGAAGTATGAATCTGGAAAAAACATGATGAATGCTGAAAAGCTCCAGCTTGTAGCTCAGGCGCTTTCAATACCTGTTCAGGCTCTCTTCTCGGAGCCTACCGATGAAATGCCGGTAGGTGCCTCGGAGAAGCTTCTTCTCGATTCCTACCGGGCTATTACCAGCAAAAAGCTTCAGGAAAATATCCTGGAAATCGTTGTTAACGTTTCATCCAAGTAA